The Desulfosoma caldarium genome has a window encoding:
- a CDS encoding poly-gamma-glutamate hydrolase family protein, whose translation MNSYESYYALVRREVSGRDYVIEWRTGRSGLAVMAPHGGGIEPGTSEVARSIAQGSHSFYHFDGLKRENNGTLHITSTRFDEPVALALAAVSWKIVTIHGCTHDDVDIYLGGLDTNFQAACAEALTNAGFIVACHLDFQGLQPENLCNRGRSGKGLQLELSLRLRRRLFHRLNRAGRQQPTALFGLLNDTLRRVLAREAFSDSFSHVHGILSS comes from the coding sequence ATGAACTCTTATGAATCTTACTATGCCTTAGTGAGGCGCGAAGTTTCCGGTCGAGACTACGTCATCGAATGGCGCACAGGTCGATCTGGATTGGCGGTTATGGCCCCACACGGCGGAGGCATAGAACCAGGGACGTCGGAGGTGGCGCGCTCCATCGCCCAAGGTTCCCACTCTTTTTACCACTTCGACGGGCTCAAAAGAGAGAACAATGGGACCCTGCACATCACCAGCACACGATTTGACGAACCCGTAGCGCTCGCCTTGGCGGCCGTTTCCTGGAAAATCGTGACGATTCACGGATGCACTCATGACGATGTGGACATTTATCTTGGCGGCCTCGACACGAATTTCCAAGCGGCCTGTGCCGAAGCCCTGACAAACGCAGGATTTATCGTGGCTTGTCATCTGGATTTTCAAGGCTTACAACCGGAGAACTTGTGCAACCGAGGCCGTTCAGGCAAAGGTCTTCAACTGGAATTATCTCTGAGGCTTCGCCGACGCCTTTTTCACAGACTGAACCGAGCAGGACGACAACAGCCTACGGCCCTTTTTGGACTTCTGAACGACACCCTTCGCCGAGTGCTGGCCCGTGAGGCCTTTAGCGACTCTTTCTCTCATGTGCATGGAATCCTAAGCTCATGA
- a CDS encoding glycosyltransferase family protein translates to MKILQYCQHVLGIGHFLRSMLIAEAFSDHELYFVEGGQPLPGFRASSHVRRIALPPLMMDPQFTALETDRGDVREVQEARQKILLDLHDAIQPDVLLLELFPFGRKRFQFELIPLLEKNAASAHRARVVCSLRDILVEKADAKAFEERVLKIVNRYYDLILVHADPACVRLEETFGRVPDIDPPIHYTGYVTRNHLDPQPHREAGRIVLSTGGGRVGVELIRAVFDAFGKIPHAGLRLHVHEGPFMESQDRETLRALASRDPRISWQPFSHVFLNVLAQAELSISMAGYNTCMDIIASGVKALVYPFPQNREQALRAERLESLGVLRILRSLDPNRLAAQIQEALSSPPPAPGRLKTNGAQETVRAIENLVLKA, encoded by the coding sequence ATGAAAATTCTACAGTATTGCCAGCATGTGCTTGGAATTGGCCATTTTCTTCGAAGCATGCTTATCGCCGAAGCGTTTTCCGATCATGAGCTCTATTTTGTGGAAGGGGGTCAGCCCCTGCCGGGCTTTCGGGCCTCGAGTCATGTGCGCCGCATCGCTTTGCCGCCTCTCATGATGGATCCCCAGTTCACCGCTCTGGAGACCGACCGAGGGGATGTTCGAGAAGTTCAAGAGGCACGCCAAAAAATTCTTCTCGACCTCCATGACGCCATTCAACCGGATGTTTTGCTTCTCGAACTCTTCCCCTTCGGCCGAAAGCGATTTCAGTTTGAACTTATTCCTCTTTTGGAAAAAAACGCCGCATCCGCTCACCGAGCCCGCGTGGTCTGCAGTCTTCGAGACATTCTGGTGGAAAAAGCCGACGCAAAAGCTTTTGAAGAAAGAGTGCTCAAGATCGTCAACCGCTACTACGACCTCATCTTGGTCCACGCCGACCCGGCCTGTGTTCGGTTGGAGGAAACATTTGGCCGCGTGCCGGATATTGACCCACCCATTCATTACACGGGTTACGTGACCCGTAACCACCTCGATCCCCAACCCCACAGGGAAGCCGGACGGATTGTGCTGAGCACGGGCGGCGGTCGCGTTGGCGTGGAATTGATTCGGGCTGTCTTTGACGCCTTTGGGAAGATTCCCCATGCTGGCCTTCGTCTTCACGTTCACGAAGGTCCTTTTATGGAATCCCAGGACCGCGAAACCCTGCGAGCCCTGGCTTCCAGAGACCCAAGAATTTCGTGGCAGCCCTTTTCCCATGTTTTCTTGAACGTCTTGGCCCAAGCAGAGCTTTCCATCAGCATGGCAGGCTATAACACCTGCATGGATATCATCGCCTCCGGCGTCAAAGCCCTCGTGTACCCCTTTCCGCAAAACCGCGAACAGGCTTTGCGCGCTGAGCGTCTGGAATCTTTGGGCGTATTGCGCATTCTTCGCTCACTGGATCCCAACCGGCTGGCTGCCCAGATTCAGGAGGCACTCTCAAGCCCGCCGCCGGCTCCAGGCCGTTTGAAGACCAACGGGGCTCAAGAAACGGTGCGGGCCATTGAAAACCTCGTCCTGAAAGCTTAA
- a CDS encoding ABC transporter permease produces the protein MSKEPMAHSIDRQNVLPWSQVLRISFNALRARLFRSMITTSALVLAVAFLAYTFAVYVILEGLWPSADEAFRQRILSAGYVPTNGHFGSNAKDRWLVVLSLLVCTVGIVNAQLMAVTERFREIGTLKCLGALDSFVIKLFVLEAAYQGLIGGCAGSLLGGITAVVTLALRLGPLVIVHPPLGAMAFLMLKSVALAVVLSLVGVMYPAWVAARMEPAMALRSEP, from the coding sequence GTGAGTAAAGAGCCCATGGCCCACAGTATCGATCGACAAAACGTCCTCCCCTGGTCCCAAGTCCTTCGCATTTCCTTCAATGCTCTTCGAGCCCGCCTGTTTCGTTCCATGATCACCACCTCCGCGTTGGTCTTGGCGGTCGCTTTTTTGGCCTACACCTTTGCCGTGTACGTCATTCTGGAAGGGCTATGGCCCTCGGCCGATGAGGCTTTTCGCCAGCGCATTCTTTCCGCCGGCTATGTGCCGACAAACGGCCACTTCGGCAGCAATGCCAAGGACCGATGGCTCGTGGTGCTTTCCCTTTTGGTCTGCACCGTAGGGATCGTCAATGCACAGCTCATGGCCGTCACCGAACGATTTCGAGAAATCGGCACCTTGAAGTGCCTGGGCGCTCTCGACAGTTTCGTCATCAAGCTCTTCGTCCTGGAAGCTGCCTACCAGGGACTGATCGGCGGATGCGCAGGCAGCCTTTTGGGGGGAATCACGGCGGTGGTGACCCTTGCGCTGCGCCTTGGCCCCTTGGTCATCGTGCATCCGCCCTTGGGCGCCATGGCGTTCCTGATGCTAAAATCTGTGGCCCTGGCGGTGGTTCTCAGCCTTGTGGGGGTGATGTACCCGGCGTGGGTGGCCGCGCGCATGGAACCGGCCATGGCTTTGAGATCGGAGCCTTAG
- a CDS encoding RelA/SpoT family protein, whose translation MYQHLLAEEPGQFDVGLYRLRMEELLPHDNPANALFYRALEYALVLHEGQIRKSGAPYISHPCAVAYILAKEMRIRDPEMLAAAILHDVIEDVPSIDYEVIEQAFGTTVADLVEGCTKMTRLHQDRAVLKDLTHSKILQTASQRLGVLIVKLADRLHNLRTLHYLPKPKRQRIAQETVEIYAPLAAKLNIFPLKRELYHLSLSYLYPKKSKKILNALRSLYSHASVLEITERLKEAFARRSMDVILRSRVKGLGTYYDAAKGTLRLANAENRVDFTVVLPSNDVDACYCALGVVNTSLTPVPRSLRDFIANPKNNGYMSLHTRIHYKGENYLVKVRTAAMDEWATYGVLSQWNNPERISEAYLKEISEFLRSVGEYGGPAPQRRNLIQLSEAEEVTVYTPHGDAHTFPLGSIVLDFAFKIHSDLGNHCVGGIIGGRRVPPTHKLKDGDTVRVLKVDTAVRFDPDLERLCMTPKARNAISKEIARRRRNCAHDIGRDLLLQELAQHGWTQKALEREEVPLILEVLNVKSLEDLFVMIGQDLLSPHAFLYYLQDVPKKSMGKARPRPEEDEPIHERKVLKVNDLDPAVHKFAGCCHPYPGERHVLATLSERGVTFHRSQCSDVTERHGLPPHKLLDVQWDEALPWRSPVAMWVRVLSSDKQALLPLLGKIPLGIEVRRLEGQFRKDLPQWAAFQVILESFKDARHLFGRFPSGAVIVERYTSLDAALDLED comes from the coding sequence TTGTACCAACATCTGCTTGCAGAAGAACCCGGACAATTTGACGTGGGCCTCTATCGCCTGCGCATGGAGGAATTGCTGCCGCATGACAATCCGGCCAATGCCTTGTTTTACCGGGCACTGGAGTATGCGCTCGTCCTTCACGAAGGGCAGATTCGAAAATCAGGGGCGCCCTACATCAGCCATCCCTGTGCCGTGGCTTATATTCTGGCCAAGGAAATGAGAATCCGGGACCCGGAAATGCTGGCCGCGGCCATTTTACACGATGTCATTGAAGACGTTCCATCTATAGACTACGAAGTCATCGAGCAAGCCTTTGGTACGACTGTGGCGGACCTGGTGGAAGGGTGCACCAAAATGACCCGTCTGCATCAGGACCGTGCCGTGCTCAAGGACTTGACCCATAGCAAGATTTTGCAGACGGCCAGTCAGAGGCTGGGGGTCTTGATCGTCAAGCTTGCGGATCGCCTGCACAACCTGCGCACCCTGCATTATCTTCCCAAACCCAAGCGACAGCGCATCGCCCAGGAAACCGTAGAAATCTATGCGCCCCTGGCCGCCAAGCTCAATATTTTTCCTCTTAAGCGCGAACTTTACCACCTTTCCCTTTCCTACCTCTACCCCAAGAAAAGCAAAAAAATCCTCAATGCCCTGCGCTCGCTCTACTCCCATGCCAGTGTTCTGGAAATCACGGAGCGCCTCAAGGAAGCCTTTGCGCGCCGAAGTATGGACGTGATTCTTCGCAGTCGCGTCAAAGGCTTGGGCACCTATTACGATGCGGCCAAAGGAACCTTGCGTTTGGCCAACGCGGAAAACCGGGTGGATTTCACGGTAGTGTTGCCGTCCAATGACGTGGATGCCTGCTATTGCGCCCTGGGCGTTGTCAATACCTCCCTGACTCCAGTGCCGCGCAGCCTTCGGGATTTTATCGCAAACCCCAAGAACAATGGTTACATGAGCCTGCACACCCGGATTCACTACAAAGGCGAAAATTACTTGGTCAAGGTGCGCACGGCCGCTATGGATGAGTGGGCCACCTACGGCGTGCTGAGCCAATGGAACAATCCGGAAAGGATCTCAGAGGCCTATCTCAAAGAGATCAGCGAGTTTTTGCGCAGTGTGGGCGAATACGGCGGCCCGGCGCCTCAGCGCCGGAACCTCATTCAGCTCTCTGAGGCCGAGGAGGTGACGGTTTACACACCACACGGGGACGCTCACACGTTTCCTCTAGGAAGCATCGTGCTGGACTTTGCCTTCAAGATTCACTCGGATTTGGGCAACCACTGTGTGGGAGGCATCATCGGCGGGCGCCGTGTGCCCCCGACGCACAAACTCAAAGACGGCGACACCGTGCGGGTGCTCAAGGTAGACACGGCCGTGCGCTTTGATCCCGACCTGGAGCGCCTTTGCATGACGCCAAAGGCCCGCAACGCCATTTCCAAGGAAATTGCAAGGCGGCGGCGAAACTGCGCCCATGACATCGGGCGCGATCTCTTGCTTCAAGAACTGGCGCAGCATGGGTGGACGCAGAAAGCTTTGGAACGCGAGGAAGTTCCCCTTATTTTGGAGGTGCTCAACGTCAAATCCCTGGAAGACCTTTTTGTTATGATCGGCCAGGATCTCCTTTCACCCCATGCTTTTCTCTATTATTTGCAGGATGTGCCCAAGAAATCCATGGGCAAAGCGCGCCCACGGCCTGAAGAAGACGAACCGATTCACGAACGCAAGGTGCTCAAGGTGAACGATCTGGATCCCGCCGTGCACAAGTTTGCGGGGTGCTGCCATCCGTATCCGGGGGAACGCCACGTGCTGGCCACGCTCAGTGAACGAGGCGTCACGTTTCATCGGTCTCAATGCAGCGATGTGACAGAACGCCACGGTTTACCGCCCCACAAGCTTCTCGACGTGCAGTGGGATGAGGCGCTTCCTTGGAGAAGTCCCGTGGCCATGTGGGTGAGGGTGCTGAGTTCGGACAAACAGGCTTTGCTGCCCCTTTTGGGAAAGATTCCTTTGGGAATTGAGGTGAGGCGCCTGGAGGGGCAATTTCGCAAGGACCTTCCTCAGTGGGCGGCTTTTCAAGTCATTTTGGAGAGTTTTAAAGACGCTCGGCACCTCTTTGGGCGCTTTCCTTCAGGAGCCGTTATTGTGGAAAGGTACACCTCTCTGGATGCCGCTCTGGATCTTGAGGACTGA
- a CDS encoding FtsX-like permease family protein produces MPFTSGAASNDALVQHLQRLTQVADRSTGTPGCDAAADYIADTFKRLGLKSVGRQAFFVPIPVLDEGHISVGSKRYPLYPWAPNMALLSQTPPEGLEGPLVDVQDGALDRFDGHNIDNALVLMDVSSGENWWLAAQLGAKAVIFLGQDTDTRDQFLIKNVPTPLDFPRFYAPPHVAFALRRAASNGERAHVLVRSHWEHRLGYNVYGLVPGSSPHLSRELVIIEAPYDAASPVVGLAPGADQAVSAAILLQLAEYLAVHPPARTVLLAAVSGHGQSLLGTRHLLWTLEGPRRSLRREQRSLKDRKRQLQELYRLLKRPDPLKPEPDSTPSQNLVWSYVVVRAKDEADRLSREAQGDLTIMGQALKFRRLSWKKAHEKLSREERLLALELIAQGLPDLQGERNEVAARLKTVKSWIALRNVVDDYERVLHLGLSLSSGSDLLTLSEWGGTFPLREPVYRLVRNVFLVETFRRAAEDVAKKIQEPSVFAETGRHGREFTAHAVESHGTMCLACDIGALSSCPSFAVTSVNNYRTFWDTPNDTTVHVNLHVLQRLQKSFPQLMAKVLDDPKLRESCRAGIQGLASVEGRALFTRQGELFPDKPAPGTIVCALQGHSMVRAMTFQDGSFFIPAVANMRVAFQKLILEPYGVDSNTGKIRWVADKVQTSKENYRLKIKGRIASTTLVMFHCRQTDVLGMFNPQRMDYLTKLTVLDGVTEARPLRYWYSRVDGRDTFAVSLFLEQGSRFKLILSDTLLRKELLLLNASTANPMGLGYLIGQPELITKTAARVADDLIHLVGQRLKNLTTHGISNRYLENLYREAVQERERAREDEASLRHSRAWEGTVSAWAKLNTVYNEMENTQRDVLGGVMFFIALFVPFAYGLERYLFCFRNIYKQITAFFVLLIATILTIRALHPAFRLTYNPMVVILAFFIVALSVTVAWILFVRFEREMAASSAREGIAAAKDSVNKWQAFGAGFAIGASNLHRRRLRTALTSTTLIILTFTIMSFTNVKTLTKTTMTRVGQKPTYTGVLIRHHIWRPLTSISLQSLAARYGHRATLWPRSWIDPAHPSLRAVASIKAESVSLPLEGVLGVGPHAPEPLKKIVRVGRWFRDDDTQAILLSTDLAGKLGLDPSRDVGKTVKLWELPFTIVGFFDADRLETFTDLDGSSIKPAYLEVAPDEDLTEKEVEAMEGGETVMPMVERFRSASADATVLMPHSTCMSLGGTVRAVALITPEPSEAVEIADDLSRRLAFPLFVGADVTYFHSAAKTLRYQGVANLLVPMLIVVFICLNTMIGHVHERKSEIGVYTSVGLAPNHVGFLFIVEALSLAVLSTVIGYIVAQLTAHFLGTTQLFAELSFNYSSLASVACMVLVFSVVLLASLYPARLAATLAMPDVTRTWTVPPAQGDLLELRLPFLLKPEEEAGIMGFLTRFILDHQDVAQGPFIVDDVSLTPQSPSADGSQLPEPVCLWLYANVWLAPFDFGIKQRLHLHCCPSPDEPGYMEVALQMIRLSGERTTWQRANRNFIKVMRKQMLLWRLLDADTKAMYGRSVTTAGIQALEGNREASFSGRGSSQG; encoded by the coding sequence ATGCCCTTCACGAGCGGGGCGGCTTCGAACGATGCGCTGGTTCAGCATCTGCAGAGGCTCACTCAGGTGGCAGATCGTTCCACGGGCACACCGGGTTGTGATGCCGCTGCCGATTACATCGCCGACACCTTTAAGCGCCTGGGGCTGAAGTCTGTGGGGCGCCAGGCGTTCTTCGTTCCTATACCCGTTTTGGACGAGGGCCACATTAGCGTGGGCTCTAAGCGGTATCCACTTTATCCTTGGGCGCCCAACATGGCTCTGCTGTCCCAAACCCCGCCCGAAGGTCTGGAAGGACCTTTGGTGGACGTTCAGGACGGGGCTTTAGACCGCTTTGACGGACACAACATCGACAACGCCCTCGTGCTCATGGACGTCTCCTCTGGCGAGAATTGGTGGCTGGCAGCCCAACTGGGGGCCAAGGCCGTCATCTTTCTCGGCCAAGACACCGACACGCGCGATCAGTTTCTCATCAAGAACGTTCCCACGCCCTTGGATTTTCCTCGGTTTTATGCCCCTCCGCACGTGGCTTTCGCCTTGCGACGTGCGGCATCCAATGGCGAGCGTGCCCACGTCCTGGTGCGCAGTCATTGGGAACATCGTCTGGGATACAACGTCTATGGCTTGGTGCCCGGATCTTCCCCCCACCTTTCCAGGGAACTGGTCATCATTGAAGCGCCGTACGACGCGGCATCCCCCGTCGTCGGGCTGGCTCCGGGAGCGGACCAGGCGGTTTCGGCAGCCATATTGTTGCAGTTGGCCGAATATCTGGCCGTGCATCCGCCGGCCCGCACCGTTCTTCTGGCGGCCGTTTCCGGCCACGGCCAAAGCCTTTTGGGCACGCGCCATCTTCTGTGGACGCTGGAAGGACCTCGTCGAAGTCTGCGTAGGGAACAACGGTCTTTGAAGGATCGAAAACGCCAACTCCAGGAACTTTACAGGCTCCTTAAACGCCCCGATCCCTTAAAGCCCGAGCCAGATTCTACCCCCTCCCAGAACCTGGTTTGGTCCTACGTGGTGGTCCGAGCCAAGGATGAGGCGGACCGACTGAGCCGGGAAGCTCAGGGGGATTTAACGATCATGGGGCAGGCGCTGAAGTTTCGGCGTCTGAGCTGGAAAAAAGCCCATGAAAAGCTGAGCCGCGAAGAGAGGCTCTTGGCTTTGGAACTCATTGCCCAAGGGTTACCGGACCTTCAGGGCGAGCGCAATGAGGTTGCGGCGCGCCTCAAAACGGTCAAGTCGTGGATCGCGCTGCGCAACGTGGTGGACGACTACGAAAGGGTGTTGCACTTGGGGCTGTCCCTTTCCTCAGGGTCTGATCTGCTGACCTTGAGCGAATGGGGTGGTACGTTCCCTTTGCGGGAGCCGGTCTATCGCTTGGTGCGAAACGTTTTTCTGGTCGAAACGTTTCGACGCGCTGCGGAAGACGTGGCGAAAAAGATTCAGGAACCCTCCGTATTTGCCGAAACCGGCCGCCATGGCCGTGAATTCACGGCCCATGCCGTGGAAAGCCACGGAACCATGTGTTTGGCCTGTGATATTGGTGCCCTTTCCAGTTGTCCATCCTTTGCCGTGACCAGCGTCAATAATTACCGCACTTTTTGGGACACGCCCAACGATACAACCGTCCACGTTAACCTCCATGTACTGCAGCGGCTTCAGAAAAGCTTTCCTCAGCTCATGGCCAAAGTTCTCGACGACCCAAAACTCCGAGAAAGTTGCCGAGCCGGTATACAAGGCTTGGCGTCAGTGGAAGGCCGAGCCCTTTTTACACGGCAAGGAGAACTCTTTCCGGACAAGCCGGCTCCTGGAACCATCGTGTGCGCGTTGCAGGGCCATTCCATGGTCCGCGCCATGACCTTTCAGGACGGGTCCTTCTTTATTCCCGCGGTGGCCAACATGCGGGTGGCTTTTCAAAAGCTCATCCTCGAACCTTACGGGGTCGATTCCAACACCGGCAAGATTCGATGGGTTGCCGACAAAGTGCAGACCTCCAAAGAAAACTACCGTCTCAAAATCAAAGGGCGCATCGCCAGTACCACCCTTGTCATGTTCCACTGCCGGCAAACTGATGTTCTCGGGATGTTCAACCCGCAGCGTATGGACTATTTAACAAAACTCACCGTGCTGGACGGGGTGACGGAAGCCCGCCCTCTGCGGTATTGGTACAGCCGAGTGGACGGACGAGACACCTTTGCCGTGTCCCTTTTCTTGGAACAGGGCAGCCGTTTCAAGCTCATTCTTTCCGATACGCTTCTCCGCAAGGAACTGCTGCTTCTTAACGCCAGCACGGCCAACCCCATGGGCCTTGGCTACCTCATTGGGCAGCCGGAACTCATCACGAAAACGGCCGCCCGCGTGGCGGACGATCTGATCCATTTGGTGGGACAACGCCTGAAAAACCTCACCACCCACGGCATCAGCAACCGCTACCTGGAAAATCTTTACCGGGAAGCGGTTCAAGAGCGGGAACGAGCCCGTGAAGACGAGGCCTCTTTGCGACACAGCCGGGCATGGGAGGGGACCGTTTCCGCCTGGGCCAAGCTCAACACGGTCTACAACGAAATGGAAAACACGCAACGAGATGTTCTCGGCGGGGTGATGTTCTTCATCGCCCTGTTTGTTCCCTTCGCCTATGGCCTGGAACGGTATCTCTTTTGCTTTAGAAACATCTACAAACAGATAACGGCATTTTTTGTGCTGCTCATCGCCACCATTCTCACCATTCGCGCTCTGCATCCAGCCTTTCGTTTGACGTACAATCCCATGGTGGTGATTCTGGCTTTTTTCATCGTGGCCTTGAGTGTCACTGTGGCCTGGATTCTTTTCGTGCGCTTTGAACGAGAAATGGCCGCGTCGTCGGCTCGAGAAGGAATCGCAGCGGCCAAGGACAGCGTCAACAAATGGCAGGCCTTTGGCGCCGGGTTCGCCATCGGGGCTTCCAACCTCCACCGCCGTCGCCTGCGCACGGCGCTCACATCCACCACGCTCATTATCCTGACCTTTACCATCATGTCCTTCACCAATGTCAAAACCCTGACCAAGACCACCATGACTCGCGTGGGTCAAAAACCCACCTACACCGGCGTGCTCATTCGGCATCATATCTGGCGGCCCCTGACGTCCATCTCCTTGCAGAGCCTTGCCGCCCGCTATGGGCATCGGGCCACGCTATGGCCACGTTCCTGGATCGATCCCGCACACCCCTCCCTGCGCGCCGTGGCCTCCATCAAAGCCGAATCCGTGAGCCTTCCCCTGGAAGGGGTCTTGGGCGTGGGTCCCCATGCACCGGAACCCTTGAAAAAGATCGTGCGCGTGGGCCGCTGGTTTCGAGACGACGACACGCAGGCCATACTCCTTTCCACGGATCTTGCGGGAAAGCTCGGCCTAGACCCTTCCCGTGATGTGGGAAAAACCGTGAAACTGTGGGAACTGCCCTTTACGATCGTCGGCTTTTTTGATGCCGATCGCCTGGAAACTTTTACGGATCTGGACGGCTCCTCCATCAAGCCGGCTTATCTCGAAGTGGCCCCCGACGAAGATCTCACGGAAAAGGAAGTGGAGGCTATGGAAGGCGGCGAAACCGTCATGCCCATGGTCGAACGGTTTCGTTCGGCATCTGCTGACGCCACCGTCTTGATGCCCCACAGCACGTGCATGTCTCTGGGAGGAACCGTGCGAGCGGTGGCGCTCATCACCCCTGAGCCTTCCGAAGCGGTGGAAATCGCCGACGACCTGTCCCGCCGACTGGCTTTCCCTCTTTTCGTGGGCGCCGACGTCACCTACTTTCACTCCGCCGCAAAGACCCTGCGATACCAAGGCGTGGCCAACCTGCTCGTGCCCATGCTCATCGTGGTCTTCATCTGCCTCAACACCATGATCGGCCATGTTCACGAGAGGAAATCGGAAATCGGGGTCTACACGTCCGTGGGACTTGCCCCCAACCACGTGGGATTTTTGTTCATCGTGGAAGCCCTGTCCCTGGCCGTCCTATCCACGGTCATCGGCTACATTGTGGCGCAGCTTACGGCCCATTTTCTCGGCACCACGCAGCTCTTTGCCGAACTCAGCTTCAATTATTCCTCCTTAGCCAGCGTGGCCTGCATGGTTCTGGTCTTTTCCGTGGTGCTCCTGGCGTCCTTATACCCGGCGCGACTGGCTGCCACGTTGGCCATGCCCGATGTGACCCGCACATGGACGGTCCCCCCGGCCCAGGGCGATCTTCTGGAGCTTCGCCTGCCTTTCCTGCTCAAACCCGAAGAAGAGGCGGGCATTATGGGCTTTTTGACCCGATTCATTCTAGACCACCAGGACGTGGCGCAAGGGCCCTTTATTGTGGACGACGTGAGCCTCACTCCCCAGTCGCCCAGTGCCGATGGAAGCCAGCTTCCCGAACCCGTCTGTCTCTGGCTCTATGCTAATGTGTGGCTGGCTCCTTTTGATTTCGGCATCAAACAGCGCCTTCACCTCCACTGTTGCCCTTCGCCGGATGAACCGGGCTACATGGAAGTGGCCCTTCAGATGATTCGTCTCTCCGGGGAGAGAACCACCTGGCAGCGCGCCAACCGCAACTTCATCAAGGTGATGAGAAAGCAGATGCTTTTATGGCGGCTTCTCGATGCGGACACCAAGGCCATGTACGGAAGGTCGGTGACCACTGCAGGGATCCAGGCCCTTGAGGGCAACCGTGAAGCCTCCTTTTCCGGCCGCGGATCGAGCCAAGGATAG
- a CDS encoding ABC transporter ATP-binding protein produces MSENGTHNVVRLVDVMKVFRMGQEEVQALRGVSLEIKAGEYLSIMGPSGSGKTTLFNMIGALDKPTSGRVFIDEVDVAQLDAYELAWLRCRKIGYIFQTFNLIQVMTAIENVTLPMIFAGMGRDESMDKGMELLKLVGLAERYQHKPSELSGGQQQRVAVARALANDPAIILADEPTGNLDLTTGEEIISLLKDLSQERGVTIISATHDLKMISVSDRVVWIRDGRIDRIEDREKLKISVGQVL; encoded by the coding sequence ATGAGTGAAAACGGCACGCACAATGTGGTTCGGCTGGTGGATGTCATGAAGGTCTTTCGCATGGGCCAGGAAGAGGTCCAGGCCCTTCGCGGCGTGTCCTTGGAAATCAAGGCGGGAGAATACCTGTCCATCATGGGACCGTCCGGGTCTGGCAAAACCACCCTCTTCAACATGATCGGCGCCCTGGACAAGCCCACATCGGGGCGCGTTTTCATCGACGAAGTGGACGTCGCGCAGCTGGACGCCTACGAGCTGGCATGGCTTCGATGCCGCAAGATCGGCTACATCTTCCAAACCTTTAACCTCATACAGGTGATGACGGCCATCGAGAACGTCACCCTGCCCATGATTTTCGCCGGCATGGGCCGAGACGAGTCCATGGACAAGGGCATGGAACTCTTGAAACTTGTCGGTCTGGCCGAACGATACCAACACAAGCCTTCCGAACTTTCCGGCGGTCAGCAACAGCGGGTGGCCGTGGCTCGAGCCCTGGCCAATGATCCGGCCATCATTTTGGCCGATGAACCCACGGGAAACCTGGACTTGACCACAGGCGAAGAAATTATCTCGCTTCTTAAGGATCTGTCCCAAGAACGTGGCGTCACCATCATTTCGGCCACACACGACCTGAAGATGATCAGCGTGTCGGACCGAGTCGTGTGGATTCGAGACGGCCGCATCGATCGTATCGAAGATCGCGAAAAGCTGAAGATCTCCGTAGGCCAGGTGCTTTGA
- a CDS encoding DUF169 domain-containing protein codes for MESKVVQALGMRHEPVAIFWTDEKPQGASVFRPGKWGCVMWMLVGASRGKPAAFDRESYGCWGGGVGLGFGNQYRAFPGGEACFHYFLSVGNKHWEQGRAVCEKMENSGAAAFVEDFREGEAYLKDPKLVERFVQDLPITEIPARYVVFQPLSAANATQGAPQVVVFWAEPHQLAALVVLTNYGREGNEHVIVPFAAGCQSIGIYAYHEGQKKKPRGVIGQMDLSARLNVCKTMGDHVFTFAAPWRLFMELEENVTGSFADRSVWSQLKARLGIAKTGTP; via the coding sequence ATGGAAAGCAAAGTGGTCCAAGCGTTAGGAATGCGGCACGAGCCCGTGGCCATTTTTTGGACGGACGAAAAGCCCCAGGGCGCTTCGGTTTTTCGCCCGGGCAAATGGGGCTGTGTCATGTGGATGCTGGTGGGAGCGTCTCGAGGAAAGCCCGCGGCGTTCGATCGAGAATCCTATGGGTGTTGGGGAGGGGGCGTCGGTTTGGGCTTTGGCAATCAGTACAGGGCGTTTCCGGGAGGCGAAGCGTGCTTTCACTATTTTTTGTCCGTTGGAAACAAGCATTGGGAGCAGGGGCGGGCCGTCTGTGAAAAGATGGAAAATTCCGGGGCTGCAGCATTTGTGGAGGATTTTCGAGAAGGCGAAGCGTATCTCAAGGATCCCAAGCTTGTTGAGCGCTTCGTTCAAGACCTGCCCATCACGGAGATCCCTGCGCGCTACGTGGTCTTTCAACCGCTCAGCGCGGCGAATGCCACGCAAGGGGCGCCGCAGGTGGTTGTCTTTTGGGCTGAGCCGCACCAGCTGGCCGCGTTGGTCGTCTTGACCAACTACGGTCGGGAAGGTAACGAGCATGTGATCGTTCCCTTTGCGGCAGGGTGCCAAAGCATCGGCATCTATGCTTATCACGAAGGCCAAAAGAAAAAACCTCGCGGTGTGATCGGCCAGATGGATCTTTCCGCACGCCTGAATGTCTGCAAGACCATGGGTGACCATGTGTTTACCTTTGCGGCTCCGTGGAGGCTTTTCATGGAGCTTGAGGAAAACGTGACGGGCAGTTTTGCGGACCGATCCGTCTGGAGCCAGCTCAAGGCACGATTGGGGATTGCCAAGACAGGCACTCCGTGA